From a single Nostoc sp. MS1 genomic region:
- the petJ gene encoding cytochrome c6 PetJ — MKKIFSLVLLGIALFTFAFSKPALAADSTNGAKIFSANCASCHAGGKNLVQANKNLKKDALEQFGMYSAEAIIAQVTNGKNAMPAFNGRLKPEQIEDIAAYVLEQADKDWK, encoded by the coding sequence ATGAAAAAGATTTTTTCCTTAGTACTGTTAGGCATAGCACTCTTCACTTTTGCCTTCAGTAAACCAGCATTGGCGGCAGACAGTACCAATGGAGCCAAAATATTTAGTGCTAATTGTGCTTCTTGTCATGCTGGCGGCAAGAATTTAGTTCAAGCCAATAAGAATCTGAAGAAAGACGCTTTGGAGCAGTTTGGTATGTACTCAGCAGAAGCTATTATTGCTCAAGTCACCAATGGTAAAAACGCCATGCCTGCTTTTAACGGTCGCTTAAAACCAGAACAAATTGAAGATATAGCTGCTTATGTACTAGAGCAAGCAGACAAGGATTGGAAGTAA
- the gcvT gene encoding glycine cleavage system aminomethyltransferase GcvT: MANQQDTAEILGRTPLYQLGVELKARLTSFGGWEMPVQFSGITREHEAVRTAAGMFDISHMGKFTLQGKNVISQLQGLVPSDLSRLQPGQAQYTVLLNPQGGIIDDIIVYYQGEDSNGTQQAFIIVNAATTNKDKAWILQHLDQNQVQFQDLSPTKVLIALQGPKAINYLQPFVKVDLQPIPAFGHLETTILDKPAFIARTGYTGEDGFEVLVDPEVGVDLWRSLYNAGVIPCGLGARDTLRLEAAMALYGQDIDDTTTPLEAGLGWLVHLDTKGDFIGRSVLEQQKATGVQRRLIGLQTQGRNIARHGYQVLSQGKVVGEVTSGTLSPTLGYPVALAYVPAKLAKVGQQLEVEIRGKAYPAVVVKRPFYRSSNKG; the protein is encoded by the coding sequence GTGGCTAATCAACAAGACACTGCCGAAATCTTAGGGAGAACCCCTCTGTATCAACTGGGTGTAGAACTCAAAGCCCGCTTAACCAGCTTTGGCGGTTGGGAAATGCCAGTACAATTTAGTGGTATTACTCGTGAACACGAAGCTGTGAGAACTGCGGCTGGCATGTTTGACATTTCTCACATGGGCAAATTTACCCTCCAAGGTAAAAACGTAATTTCTCAACTCCAGGGTTTAGTACCCTCAGACTTAAGTCGGTTACAACCAGGGCAAGCCCAATACACTGTGTTGTTAAATCCTCAAGGTGGAATCATTGACGATATTATCGTCTACTACCAAGGCGAAGACAGCAACGGTACACAACAGGCGTTTATCATCGTCAATGCAGCCACCACCAATAAAGACAAAGCATGGATATTGCAACACCTAGATCAAAATCAAGTGCAATTCCAAGACCTTTCACCAACCAAAGTTTTAATTGCCCTCCAAGGGCCAAAAGCTATCAATTATCTCCAACCCTTTGTCAAAGTAGACTTACAACCAATCCCAGCCTTTGGACATTTAGAGACAACAATACTAGACAAACCCGCCTTTATTGCTCGTACAGGTTACACCGGGGAAGATGGCTTTGAAGTTTTAGTAGACCCAGAAGTAGGGGTAGATTTATGGCGTAGTTTGTATAATGCTGGTGTCATTCCCTGCGGACTGGGTGCAAGAGATACCCTCCGGCTAGAAGCAGCAATGGCACTTTACGGACAAGACATCGATGATACAACTACACCTCTAGAAGCAGGCTTAGGGTGGCTAGTTCATTTAGATACCAAAGGTGATTTTATTGGTAGGTCAGTTTTAGAACAACAAAAAGCCACAGGAGTACAGCGCCGACTCATAGGTTTGCAAACCCAAGGTAGAAACATTGCCCGTCACGGCTACCAAGTTTTGTCACAAGGTAAAGTAGTAGGCGAAGTTACAAGCGGTACTCTATCCCCCACATTGGGTTATCCTGTTGCTTTAGCCTACGTTCCCGCTAAACTAGCAAAAGTCGGTCAACAGCTAGAAGTAGAAATACGTGGTAAAGCATACCCAGCAGTTGTAGTTAAACGTCCCTTTTATCGTTCAAGTAATAAGGGATAA
- a CDS encoding GAF domain-containing protein: protein MNTNPVDSTIKLKEQAHQHILFGTEVDEPSSGEQLLLSMYNSMQTSIFVVDVLEDGDFQYVALNPTHERWLGIKSEELRGKKPEEILTAVDAVKVRQHYNDCVRFGKTISYEQCLQFQGVTTWWNTTLTPLRDGNSRIYRLIGTSSNITATKQLVQAREIQAQGAGILAAIAQKIQESLDLDRILDQIAQDLRQCLNCDRILIYKIKSENNGTVVAESTVFPDIPLLGKSFRDPCLNGKYHQSQGRCCLEIIEDIYAARVKSCQREFLASMQVRANLVVPVNLHKDLWGLLIAQYCDEPHQWQQIEVDLVKQISTQLSVAIQQTKLQQQIKQLQTKLDSHKQEQKDQLHQSQKFQALVLHITEKIRDGLLPAEGERCNEKQILATVTQELANLFQLESCYIELYHPDYTCANVIHEYSTTKPTYKGLTKQIADLSEIYQPLLQKQNFHTIEIVPGWHPQLLVITQLACPIFDGQGMLGNLWLVRPTQQMFDEAEICLVKTLANHCAIAIRQARLDATTQARLQKLEQRENLTNTFLKKLSQKLRIPITSISLAAQTLESLLSPTSTLDEVVPQLLQILHSECGRESELINDLLTLTYLQAQPEPPTLISIDLQTWLPPIVESFHDLTSCQRQELNLIIEPGLPRLETDITELERIVTELLTHTCKYTPAGESITVSAQLTADAMQLSISNSGLEIPHDVRSRIFEPFYHISDKDPWKYSGTGLEMALVKQMIKHLGGSINVESGNGQTTFMIKFPASSILSSGKFR, encoded by the coding sequence ATGAATACCAACCCAGTAGACTCAACCATTAAGTTGAAGGAACAGGCGCATCAGCATATTCTTTTTGGGACAGAGGTAGATGAACCAAGTAGTGGCGAACAGTTACTACTGAGTATGTATAATTCTATGCAGACATCTATATTTGTAGTGGATGTACTGGAAGATGGAGACTTTCAGTATGTGGCACTCAATCCTACTCATGAAAGATGGTTGGGTATTAAATCGGAAGAGTTGCGGGGCAAAAAACCAGAGGAGATTTTAACGGCTGTTGATGCGGTGAAGGTACGTCAACACTACAATGACTGTGTGCGCTTTGGCAAAACGATTTCCTATGAACAATGCTTGCAGTTTCAGGGAGTAACTACTTGGTGGAATACAACTCTCACACCACTACGAGATGGCAATTCCAGAATTTATCGCTTGATTGGCACTAGTAGTAACATTACTGCCACAAAACAGTTAGTGCAAGCCAGAGAAATTCAAGCCCAAGGCGCAGGAATTTTAGCGGCAATTGCTCAGAAAATTCAAGAATCCTTGGATTTAGACAGGATTTTAGATCAAATTGCTCAAGATTTACGCCAGTGTTTAAACTGCGATCGCATCCTCATCTATAAAATCAAGTCTGAGAACAATGGTACTGTTGTGGCGGAATCAACTGTATTTCCTGATATTCCGCTTTTGGGTAAAAGTTTTCGTGATCCTTGCTTAAACGGCAAATATCACCAAAGCCAGGGGCGATGTTGTTTGGAAATTATTGAAGATATCTACGCAGCCAGAGTGAAATCTTGTCAAAGAGAGTTCCTTGCTTCTATGCAGGTGAGGGCTAATTTAGTTGTACCCGTTAACTTACACAAAGACTTATGGGGGCTATTAATTGCCCAGTATTGTGATGAACCTCATCAATGGCAGCAGATAGAAGTTGATTTAGTCAAGCAAATATCAACACAATTAAGTGTCGCTATCCAGCAGACCAAACTACAACAACAAATAAAACAACTACAAACTAAACTAGATTCTCATAAACAGGAGCAGAAAGACCAGTTACACCAGTCTCAAAAGTTTCAGGCTCTAGTTCTGCACATAACAGAGAAAATCCGCGATGGGCTACTCCCCGCCGAAGGCGAACGCTGTAATGAAAAACAAATTCTAGCAACAGTTACGCAAGAATTAGCCAATTTATTTCAACTAGAATCCTGCTATATCGAACTTTATCACCCTGACTACACCTGTGCTAATGTCATTCATGAATACTCAACTACTAAACCCACATACAAAGGTTTAACTAAGCAAATTGCAGACTTAAGCGAAATTTATCAACCACTTTTACAAAAACAAAACTTCCACACAATAGAAATTGTACCTGGTTGGCATCCCCAGTTATTAGTCATCACTCAACTAGCTTGTCCAATTTTTGATGGACAGGGGATGTTAGGTAATCTTTGGCTGGTTCGACCAACACAACAGATGTTTGATGAAGCGGAAATATGCCTAGTAAAAACTTTAGCAAATCATTGTGCGATCGCTATTCGCCAAGCAAGGTTAGACGCAACCACTCAAGCAAGACTGCAAAAATTAGAACAGCGAGAAAACCTCACCAATACATTTCTCAAAAAACTCTCTCAAAAATTGCGGATACCAATAACTAGCATTAGCCTAGCAGCGCAAACTCTCGAAAGCCTTCTATCTCCCACAAGTACATTAGATGAAGTCGTCCCCCAGCTTTTGCAAATTCTCCATAGCGAATGCGGTAGAGAAAGCGAACTAATTAATGATCTGTTGACACTGACTTATTTACAAGCCCAACCAGAACCCCCTACACTCATTTCTATCGACCTCCAAACCTGGCTTCCTCCTATCGTTGAGTCTTTTCACGACCTCACCAGTTGTCAAAGACAGGAACTCAACTTAATTATTGAACCAGGACTGCCACGTTTAGAAACTGATATTACCGAACTGGAACGTATTGTTACCGAATTACTTACCCATACCTGTAAATATACTCCTGCGGGTGAATCAATTACAGTCTCCGCCCAACTCACCGCAGACGCTATGCAATTGAGTATAAGCAATTCTGGATTAGAAATTCCTCATGATGTGCGATCGCGCATCTTCGAGCCTTTCTATCATATTTCCGACAAAGACCCTTGGAAATATAGCGGTACTGGCTTGGAAATGGCATTAGTTAAACAAATGATCAAGCATTTAGGCGGCTCCATTAATGTTGAGAGTGGCAATGGTCAAACCACTTTTATGATTAAATTTCCCGCATCATCTATATTGAGTTCAGGTAAATTCAGATAA
- a CDS encoding pentapeptide repeat-containing protein has product MNYWRVVTSLVLAMVLFLFPASAQAASSSSITRSAGDEVQVKDFAGQSLVGTEFTNLDLENANFSNADLRGGVFNGTVLEGVNLHGVDFSNGIAYLAKFKNADLTDAIFTDAMMLRSIFDNVDVTGADFTNAVLDGVQVKKLCTKASGVNSKTGVDTRESLGCK; this is encoded by the coding sequence ATGAATTATTGGCGAGTAGTAACAAGCCTAGTTTTGGCTATGGTTTTATTTCTGTTTCCTGCGTCGGCGCAAGCTGCAAGTTCTTCTAGTATCACCCGTTCTGCTGGTGATGAGGTGCAGGTGAAGGATTTTGCAGGTCAAAGCTTAGTTGGTACGGAATTTACTAATCTGGATTTAGAAAATGCCAACTTCAGCAATGCTGATTTACGCGGTGGCGTATTTAACGGTACTGTATTGGAGGGAGTAAATTTACATGGTGTAGACTTTAGTAATGGCATAGCCTATCTGGCAAAATTTAAAAATGCTGATTTAACTGATGCTATTTTTACCGATGCCATGATGCTGCGCTCTATTTTTGATAATGTAGATGTTACTGGGGCGGATTTTACTAATGCGGTTTTGGACGGAGTACAGGTAAAAAAGCTCTGCACCAAAGCTAGTGGAGTTAATTCCAAAACTGGGGTTGATACCCGCGAGTCTCTGGGTTGTAAGTAA
- a CDS encoding RpoD/SigA family RNA polymerase sigma factor has protein sequence MYQTKHESLKETMNIAELGTMEILGNAVEHDEHSLDSLDNLELIIEETPIIENLETDERDGDEMAAARPSGYNKTEHDDAVGAFFKEMARYPLLKPEEEVELARRVRFLEEFRDLQAALETQLGQHPTKAQVAAQLDITEKQLENRLYQGRVAKRKMIRSNLRLVVSIAKRYLNRGVPFLDLIQEGAMGLNRATEKFDPDKGYKFSTYAYWWIRQAITRAIANDARTIRLPIHIVEKLNKLKKAQRELKQKFSRNPTEAEMAEWLEITVQQLRQLQQLRRQALSLNHRVGKEEDTELMDLLEDEDNLSPEAKMNENMMRQEIWEVLGDVLTPREKDVISLRYGLTTSEPCTLEEVGNMFNLSRERVRQIQSKAMRKLRRPHIAKRLKGWLI, from the coding sequence CTCAAGGAAACTATGAATATTGCTGAATTGGGAACAATGGAGATACTAGGGAATGCTGTTGAACATGATGAGCATTCACTTGATAGCCTTGATAATTTAGAACTAATCATAGAAGAAACCCCAATAATAGAAAATCTGGAAACAGACGAACGTGATGGGGACGAAATGGCAGCCGCCCGGCCTTCTGGGTATAATAAAACCGAGCATGATGATGCAGTAGGCGCGTTTTTCAAAGAAATGGCACGCTATCCACTGCTAAAACCTGAAGAAGAAGTGGAATTGGCCAGAAGAGTTAGATTTTTAGAAGAATTTAGAGATTTACAAGCTGCTTTAGAAACACAATTAGGACAGCATCCGACAAAAGCTCAGGTAGCTGCTCAGTTAGATATAACAGAAAAACAATTAGAAAATCGCTTGTATCAAGGTCGAGTAGCGAAAAGAAAAATGATTCGCTCGAACTTGAGATTGGTAGTATCAATTGCTAAACGATATCTTAATCGCGGAGTACCTTTTCTAGATTTAATTCAAGAAGGAGCGATGGGATTAAATCGAGCTACAGAAAAGTTTGATCCCGATAAAGGATACAAGTTTTCTACCTATGCTTACTGGTGGATTAGACAAGCAATTACAAGAGCGATCGCAAATGATGCCAGAACAATCCGCCTACCAATTCACATTGTAGAAAAACTCAACAAACTTAAAAAAGCTCAAAGGGAACTCAAACAAAAATTCAGCCGCAACCCTACCGAAGCGGAAATGGCAGAATGGTTGGAAATCACCGTCCAACAATTACGCCAATTGCAACAATTAAGGCGACAAGCATTATCTTTAAATCACCGAGTCGGTAAAGAAGAAGATACCGAACTGATGGATTTATTAGAAGATGAAGACAACCTATCTCCAGAAGCAAAAATGAACGAAAACATGATGCGTCAGGAGATTTGGGAAGTTTTAGGTGATGTGCTTACCCCTAGAGAAAAAGACGTAATTTCCTTACGTTATGGTTTGACAACCAGCGAACCCTGCACCTTAGAAGAAGTCGGCAACATGTTCAACCTATCCCGCGAACGAGTCCGGCAAATTCAAAGCAAAGCCATGCGCAAGCTCCGCCGTCCTCACATAGCTAAACGGCTTAAGGGTTGGTTGATTTGA
- the gcvP gene encoding aminomethyl-transferring glycine dehydrogenase has translation MVSYAPIPQSSDEGRFNEDQRQQLDQGKQVLNTFIQRHIGPSSADIQQMLGVLGFSSIDDLINKTVPASIRLNKKLQLPEVQTEYAALAKLKQIASKNQVFRSYIGMGYYDTITPTVIGRNILENPGWYTAYTPYQPEIAQGRLEALLNFQTMIIDLTGLEIANASLLDEATAAAEAMSMSYGVSKNKANAYFVSHECHPQTIDVLQTRAKPLGIEIIIGDHQTFDFAQPIFGAVLQYPATDGTVYDYRAFIEKAHAQGALVTVVADPLSLTLLTPPGEFGADIAVGSTQRFGIPMGFGGPHAAYFATKEEYKRQVPGRIVGVSKDVNGKTALRLALQTREQHIRREKATSNICTAQVLLAVMASMYAVYHGPEGLKQIAENIHQLTVTLAEGLKRLGYKISSQNFFDTLRVELGTQKLETILAGCQARNINLRIYDETAVGISLDETTTPEDLIDLWQIFAAKDDLPFTPEELTSSPDISLPRTSSYLTHPIFKRYHSETELLRYLHRLETKDLSLTTSMIPLGSCTMKLNATSEMIPVTWEEFGRIHPFAPPTQTRGYQILFQQLEAWLAEITGFAGISLQPNAGSQGEYAGLLVIRQYHESRGEANRNVCLIPTSAHGTNPASAVMCGMKVVAVACDAEGNIDVDDLKAKAEKHSHELGALMVTYPSTHGVFEEAIQEICAVIHSHGGQVYMDGANMNAQVGICRPGDIGADVCHLNLHKTFCIPHGGGGPGMGPIGVASHLVPFLPGHPILGSGEWGVGSGEISNSQNIGAIAAAPWGSASILVISWMYIAMMGADGLTQATKVAILNANYIAKRLESYYPVLYKGQNGLVAHECILDLRSLKKSANIEIDDVAKRLMDYGFHAPTVSWPVAGTIMVEPTESESQAELDRFCDALIAIRQEIGEIEAGKLDIQDNPLKNAPHTVESLLSSEWHHPYSREQAAYPAPWTREYKFWPSVGRIDAAFGDRNFVCSCLPMEAYS, from the coding sequence GTGGTATCTTATGCCCCTATTCCTCAGTCTAGCGATGAAGGTCGTTTTAATGAAGACCAACGCCAACAACTAGACCAAGGGAAACAAGTTTTAAATACTTTTATACAAAGACATATAGGCCCATCATCGGCAGATATTCAACAAATGCTTGGTGTATTGGGATTTTCTAGTATAGATGACCTGATTAATAAAACAGTACCCGCATCAATTCGGCTGAATAAAAAGCTACAGCTACCAGAGGTGCAAACTGAGTATGCAGCACTGGCAAAGTTAAAACAAATTGCCTCGAAAAATCAGGTATTTCGCTCATACATTGGTATGGGATATTACGATACAATCACGCCGACAGTGATTGGGCGTAATATCTTAGAAAATCCTGGTTGGTATACTGCTTATACTCCCTATCAGCCAGAAATTGCTCAAGGGCGGCTAGAAGCGCTGCTTAATTTCCAAACCATGATTATCGACTTAACAGGGTTGGAAATTGCCAATGCTTCCCTACTTGATGAAGCGACAGCCGCCGCCGAAGCTATGAGTATGAGTTATGGAGTGAGTAAAAATAAAGCCAATGCTTATTTTGTTTCTCATGAGTGTCATCCCCAAACGATAGACGTTTTACAAACTAGGGCTAAACCCTTGGGGATTGAAATTATTATCGGGGATCATCAGACTTTTGATTTTGCTCAACCGATTTTCGGCGCTGTCTTACAATATCCCGCCACTGATGGCACAGTCTACGACTACCGTGCTTTCATCGAAAAAGCCCACGCCCAAGGTGCATTGGTAACAGTAGTAGCAGACCCTTTAAGCTTAACTTTACTCACTCCCCCTGGTGAATTTGGTGCTGATATTGCCGTCGGTAGCACCCAACGTTTCGGTATTCCTATGGGTTTTGGCGGCCCTCATGCGGCATACTTTGCTACCAAGGAGGAATACAAGCGGCAAGTTCCAGGGCGAATTGTCGGTGTATCTAAAGATGTCAACGGTAAAACAGCACTGCGTCTAGCTTTGCAAACCCGTGAACAACACATCCGTAGAGAAAAAGCTACTAGTAATATTTGTACGGCTCAGGTATTACTGGCGGTGATGGCGAGTATGTACGCCGTCTATCACGGGCCAGAAGGACTCAAGCAAATTGCGGAAAATATTCACCAGTTAACTGTTACCTTGGCAGAAGGTTTAAAGAGGCTGGGTTATAAAATTAGTTCTCAAAATTTCTTTGATACCTTGCGGGTAGAGTTGGGAACACAAAAATTAGAAACCATCCTCGCAGGTTGCCAAGCCCGTAATATTAACTTACGAATTTATGATGAGACGGCTGTGGGAATTTCTTTAGATGAAACTACCACACCAGAAGACCTCATCGACCTCTGGCAAATCTTCGCAGCTAAAGATGATTTACCCTTCACACCAGAAGAATTAACATCTTCTCCCGATATTTCCCTCCCTCGTACTAGCAGTTACCTCACTCACCCCATCTTCAAGCGCTATCACTCAGAAACAGAGTTACTGCGCTATCTGCACAGGCTGGAAACTAAAGATTTGTCTTTAACTACATCGATGATTCCTTTGGGTTCTTGTACGATGAAGTTAAACGCTACATCTGAGATGATTCCTGTAACTTGGGAAGAATTTGGGAGGATACATCCTTTTGCACCACCAACCCAAACACGGGGTTATCAAATTCTGTTCCAACAACTTGAGGCTTGGTTAGCAGAAATTACTGGCTTTGCTGGTATTTCTCTACAACCTAATGCTGGTTCGCAAGGGGAATATGCTGGGCTTTTGGTAATTCGTCAGTATCATGAAAGTAGGGGAGAAGCAAACCGCAATGTGTGTTTAATTCCTACTTCTGCACATGGGACAAACCCAGCGAGTGCGGTGATGTGTGGGATGAAGGTTGTTGCTGTTGCCTGTGATGCTGAAGGTAATATTGATGTTGATGACCTCAAAGCTAAGGCAGAAAAACACAGCCATGAACTTGGGGCGTTGATGGTAACTTATCCCTCAACTCACGGCGTGTTTGAGGAAGCAATTCAAGAAATTTGTGCGGTTATTCATAGTCACGGCGGTCAAGTCTACATGGATGGGGCAAATATGAATGCCCAAGTGGGGATATGCCGTCCTGGGGATATTGGCGCGGATGTTTGTCACTTGAATTTGCACAAAACTTTCTGTATTCCTCATGGTGGCGGCGGCCCTGGTATGGGGCCAATTGGTGTGGCTTCCCATCTTGTGCCATTTTTACCAGGACATCCCATTTTAGGGAGTGGGGAGTGGGGAGTAGGGAGTGGGGAAATATCTAATTCCCAAAATATTGGCGCGATCGCAGCTGCTCCTTGGGGTAGTGCTAGTATTCTAGTAATTTCTTGGATGTATATTGCCATGATGGGGGCAGATGGGTTGACCCAAGCAACTAAGGTAGCAATTCTCAACGCCAATTACATCGCCAAGAGATTAGAGTCTTACTATCCGGTGTTGTACAAAGGGCAGAATGGTTTGGTTGCCCATGAGTGTATTTTAGATTTGCGATCGCTCAAAAAATCAGCAAACATCGAAATCGATGATGTAGCAAAGCGTCTCATGGATTACGGTTTCCATGCTCCCACAGTCTCTTGGCCTGTGGCGGGTACAATCATGGTGGAACCGACAGAAAGCGAATCTCAGGCAGAATTAGACCGTTTCTGTGATGCTTTAATTGCTATTCGTCAAGAAATTGGCGAAATTGAAGCAGGTAAACTAGATATTCAAGATAATCCCTTGAAAAACGCCCCTCACACTGTCGAAAGCCTCCTCAGTTCCGAATGGCATCATCCCTATTCTCGTGAACAAGCCGCCTATCCAGCCCCTTGGACACGCGAGTATAAATTCTGGCCGAGTGTCGGTAGAATTGATGCGGCTTTTGGCGACAGGAATTTTGTTTGTTCTTGTCTGCCAATGGAAGCATATTCGTAA
- the gcvH gene encoding glycine cleavage system protein GcvH, which produces MSSFEYPQDLRYLDTHEYVRLDGEIATIGITEFAVDQLGDVVFLELPEIGDLLTKGDTFGSIESVKAVEDLNAPITGTVIERNEALIESPEAVADDPYGEGWFLKLRVNDPDEVNDALTADEYRAEVEGE; this is translated from the coding sequence ATGTCGTCGTTTGAATACCCTCAAGATTTGCGATATTTAGATACTCATGAATATGTGAGGCTAGATGGTGAAATTGCTACTATTGGCATTACAGAATTTGCTGTAGATCAGTTAGGTGATGTAGTGTTCTTAGAATTGCCAGAAATTGGTGACTTACTGACTAAGGGAGATACTTTTGGCTCAATTGAGTCAGTCAAAGCTGTCGAAGATTTGAATGCACCAATTACAGGAACAGTAATAGAACGGAATGAGGCTTTAATTGAATCTCCTGAAGCAGTTGCAGATGATCCTTACGGTGAAGGGTGGTTCTTAAAGTTACGTGTTAATGACCCTGATGAAGTAAATGACGCTTTAACTGCGGATGAATACCGCGCTGAGGTAGAAGGCGAGTAG
- a CDS encoding DUF2993 domain-containing protein, with protein sequence MFGGLTGFQDPKGTDWGERMLNTVASQTIRHLFTQSESVEVFVRCFPSSKLLQGSIDSFKMSGRGLVIRRDFAVEEMSFETDAVSIDFGAVLSGKLNLKQPTQAIAQVILSETGLNKAFKAELVQKRLVNLAVPALTELSDGKPVSFTEVQVQLLPQNSLKINAQADLGDGELIPITMTLTVAVEKRRRISFKNPIVDLDSVSESQKEISKTLSLVLAEILDNMVDLDRFDLDGVKMRLNRLDTEGDKLIFSGYAEIERIPRSS encoded by the coding sequence ATGTTCGGCGGACTTACTGGTTTCCAAGATCCTAAAGGCACTGATTGGGGCGAAAGAATGCTCAATACAGTTGCCAGCCAAACGATTCGCCACTTGTTTACTCAAAGCGAGTCAGTAGAAGTCTTTGTGCGTTGCTTTCCCTCCAGCAAGCTGTTGCAAGGTAGTATTGACAGCTTCAAAATGAGCGGACGAGGCTTAGTTATTCGCAGAGATTTTGCCGTAGAGGAAATGTCTTTTGAGACTGATGCGGTATCTATTGACTTTGGTGCTGTTTTGAGCGGTAAGTTAAATCTCAAACAACCTACTCAGGCGATCGCTCAAGTTATATTATCTGAAACTGGACTCAACAAAGCATTTAAAGCTGAACTAGTGCAGAAGCGTCTAGTTAACTTAGCTGTACCCGCCTTAACTGAGTTATCGGATGGGAAACCAGTCTCTTTTACGGAGGTTCAAGTACAACTTCTGCCCCAAAATAGCCTAAAAATTAATGCCCAGGCAGATTTAGGTGATGGAGAACTCATACCTATAACGATGACTCTAACAGTGGCTGTAGAAAAGCGTCGCCGCATTTCTTTTAAAAATCCTATAGTTGATCTTGATTCAGTTTCCGAATCGCAAAAAGAAATATCAAAAACCTTAAGCCTAGTACTGGCAGAAATTTTAGATAATATGGTCGATTTAGACCGTTTTGACCTTGACGGCGTGAAAATGCGCCTGAATCGTTTAGATACTGAAGGAGACAAATTGATATTTAGTGGCTACGCAGAAATCGAAAGGATTCCGCGTAGTTCTTAA
- a CDS encoding GNAT family N-acetyltransferase codes for MNNNLTVRFAEPADSETLFGLIKELAEYEKLTHAVTGNALALQEHLFGSQKYVEAILAESAGQAVGFALFFPNYSTFLTKPGIYLEDLFVLPEYRRQGIGKALLTKLAQIAVERGCGRLEWSVLDWNESAQAFYRRMGASILDDWRICRVTEEAISKLAAS; via the coding sequence ATGAATAACAATTTGACTGTGCGTTTTGCTGAACCTGCTGATAGCGAAACACTGTTTGGCTTGATTAAAGAATTGGCAGAATACGAAAAGTTAACTCATGCTGTAACTGGTAACGCTTTGGCACTGCAAGAGCATCTTTTTGGTTCGCAAAAATACGTGGAAGCAATTTTAGCGGAATCCGCAGGCCAAGCTGTAGGTTTTGCCTTATTTTTTCCTAACTACTCTACCTTTCTCACCAAGCCAGGGATTTATCTGGAAGATTTGTTTGTCCTACCAGAGTATCGTCGGCAAGGCATCGGTAAAGCCCTTCTGACTAAACTAGCCCAAATTGCAGTCGAACGCGGTTGCGGCAGATTAGAGTGGAGTGTTCTCGACTGGAATGAATCAGCCCAAGCATTTTATCGCCGCATGGGAGCATCAATATTAGATGATTGGCGAATTTGCCGGGTTACAGAAGAAGCAATAAGTAAATTAGCTGCTAGTTGA